CACGGCATTACCTGAATAGCCTGTAGGGACATGGATTTAACACCTTGGTTATGTAACTTTGTGTTGGGGGAAAGAGAGTTGTGTGGTTTGTGGATTAAGCTTGTCTTGTCCTCTACCCCACTTCTATCTACTACTCAATATGGATTACAATAGTGGAACGTTCCATATCAATAGTGTAAGCAGAAACAGTATGGATTGATATGAATATGAATCAATATAATGGGTAAACACTTTATAAAACCTATCATGAACAAGCATTAGTTAACTGTTAATAAATAGGTATTTCATTATTTACAAGCATTACAAGGATTCCAATTCATAAGCTTTCATAGCATTTATAATCATTTATAAAGCATTTAAAAACATGTATAGGCATTTACAATGTATGTGTTACCAAATAGTGTATACTACACATTCAATTGGTTGTATTTAATAGCCTGCTGTCTAGTATCAGTGTCACGTGTGATAGCATTTTGTCACATAACGGGGACATCTCACATCGGTATAAGGCAGAAATGTTGCTTGCATTTCTACAGCTCAATATTAACCGGCTATttacatttgtattgtttatcCTAAATGAAAATTCAATGAAATATAAATATTCTAAGCATTATgagtacatttgtgtgtgtgtggggggggggggggggggggggggggggggggggggggtgcatttaTGTATGATGTAAATTCTACATTGGCGTAGTCAGCAAGGAAAATACACTATTGTAACGGAGGCAGTACATGCATTAGAGACTGGACCCCCCCTTGTTTATATAACAGTGCAATAAAAGGGAATTTCCTATTAATAAATTTCGGAGAAAAAATTGATGAGGTTAAACTGGATGAAATCAATTCCAGAAGTCAGCATCTTAGAAAACTTCTACAAATGTCTCCCTAAACCTTGATGATTATTGGCTGAATGAAACACATTGCTCCTAATTCTTACCTGGTTGCAGAGGAAAATGGGGTTGAGAGGACGGCTTACTTACTGTCATTTTGGCTCTGTGGTTGACTTCACACTGATATTGTGATGTTCCTCACAGACAGGTTGCAGTGAATCTGTATCCCTGCCCACATCCACCAAGTAGTGCACCTTTCAGAAATGCTTCCACAAAACATAAGCTGCACTGTAGCGCTTCCAATCACAAGGTAAGGTCCTTGCTCTAGAGATCTTGTCGAATAGTTGTCCGTGTCTGTCTTTCTCGGCAAAGGCCCTTCTATCTCTGCTGTTTGTGCGTTTTGATATCTCCTCCCCTACTTTAATCCTTACATTATCTTGCTCCCCTGTTCCTCACCTCCGCactcctccctcattctctccctccttccgGATTCTCTGGTGAGCTGTATGTCCCATCAGTCGAAAGCCAGCCACTCCCACTGGTGCCTTCCCTCCCTGTTGTGGAGCCCAAGGCCAGTCAATGTTTTGAGTTTGATCTGTCAGTCAACAAATAAACGCCTGTGTCTATCCAAACACTTATCTAGACACTCTCTCattttccactctctctctccctccactcttgcTGCATTTCACCTTTGAAGAGGAGCAAGAGAGGGCATGCCACTCTGACAAACCTGGGCTTGGATAACCATCTGTGTGTGACCTGTGCTTAACAAGCGGCACACACTCCATCACAGGCTTTCAAATGACGGCCTCTTTTCCTCAACTTGTCCACCTGTTTTGTGCCTCTTTCATTCCTTCTGTCTTtattctgtctttctgtctttctttctgtctttctgtctgtctgtctttcagtctgactttttgtctttctttctgtctttctgtctttgtttttctttctttctgtctttgtctttcgttctttatttctttattaattccttctgtctttctttctgtcttcctctccaactccctctctcccctcatttGACAAACCGAACAGCTGCAGGGGGTCACGCACCAAAACAGCTTTATAGTGCGATCCTCTCGTACCTCGAGTGCCTGCCAACTCTATTTCCTCCAGCTTGCCAACTATCCAACTATCTCCCCCACCGCCACCCATCCGACCACCAGCTATTCTGCCCAACATCTTTTCTAACCCCTCCAGCCCCCCTTGGGGCAGATACATTTCTCCGTGCCTCGCATTACCACGCAACTTACAACTGTACTGTCACTTTAGCTGTGTTAGCAATATGTCCTCGGTGTTACATGTTCATGTGTAGCAAAGTTCTGGGTGACACTTCATTTAAAGGGTCCCTActgcagcctgatggtctggggttACAAGCTATTGGCCAGTCTTTCATTTTTTTTACCATGATGCTCCTATACTGTCCGTGTCTGAGTGATGGAAGCGGGGAGAACAGTCCGTGGtgtccctgatgatcttcttggccttcctgcgacacctggtgttgtaggtgtcctgtagggcGGGCAGTGTGCATCCAATCGTGTGTTCGGCTGAGCTTTCCACCTTCTGGTAGCTCCTTGCGGTCAGCGGTGGAGTTGCCCTACCAGACTGTGATGCAGCCCGACGGTATGCTCTTGGTTGTGGTCCTGTAGAACACTGAGGGCCGTCGGGGACAGgctaaatttcttcagcctcctaaggttgaagagtcgccgccgtgccttcttcaccacagtgTCCGCGTGATTCGACCATTTCAGCTCCTCTGAGAAGTGTACGCCACGGAACGTGACGTTTTTAACCGTCTCCACGGCAGCTCTGTTGCACCGAGTGGAGTTCAGTCCCAGGGCTGTGAGCTTTGCGGTGAGCttagagggtactatggtattgaaggccgagctgtagtcgatgaacagcatcctcacatatgcattccttttgtccaggtgggtgagggcagtgtgcagtgcaatggcgattgtgtTGTCTCTGGATCTGTCAGACGAATTGGAGAGGGTcgagtgtgtggaggagagaggaggtgatatggtctttgactagcctctcGGAGCACTTTATGATGGCGGAagcgagtgctacgggtcgatagTACTGCTATGAAAGCCTTATAAATGTGTTATGAAGTCATTATGTAGATACAATTCAAGTAAGTTACACAAACAGTATGTCAGTTTATTTAGAATGATGTATAGAAATGCAGGACAACATGGTAATATATCACTGTCTTTTTATTTTAGATGGGTAAATCCCATGGATATTATAATGTATTTGTATAAAAATATGTGATGCCAGCATCAAAAATATCATAGGCTCAGAGATGAGACACTTGGTTAATAAATAACTGTACATTCAGTaaatacaatacaaaacaggGTCATAGGCTCATtcagatttagggttagggttaaccctaATTCAATCACATTCTTCAGTAACAGCCCTGTAATAAGGATATTATAAACGACTGTATATTAGAGAAGAAGAATTTTCAATTCAACATATAAATGAGCTAAGACCAAAGGGAGAGGTAAAAAGCAAATGACATTATAGAGTGCATTATGTTTGAAAGAATGACGCTACAGTAAGCTGAATTTTAAATACTCAAGTTGAAATTCGCAATCACAGTAAGTAAGCGTACTTACTGTGGCTAAAAACCTTGAGTTAAATTGAATAAGATAACACTGCTTTCGAGGAAGGCATTCGTTGTTGCACAGAGTAGGAACTTAGATGGCGGGAAACTTTATGTCAAAGGCGCTGAACCTTTGACCTAAGGAGGAGCAACACTCTGGTTGACCATTGACAGTAGAATCGTAACCGCTCAGGAATCTCGTAGGAGAGGAGGGCCACATCCCAGGCTTTGAGTTGTGTTGGGAAGGAGGGGGTGGAAATCTGGGGTAGTGTGCACGCGATCTATaatggagggagaagggggggggggttagaatgGTGCAAACTAAGAATCGTATGTTACTGTAAAATATGACTCCTGAACATATCACAGTGAATTATCAAAATCCAAACAGCTTTCCCATGTGTGTTATATTATATAGATGTTCTTTACACACAGTGACTAAGCTAAAATGCTTGGGTACATTGAGCCTATACTCTGATCTAAGGTCGGTCACATACTCCCTCACTTATGGATAAGGTTTGAAATTTGAGCGCGTAAGTGGATCCTAGAACTGTATCCAGAGTATAAATTGCGCTACCTACCTGCTGTAGTGCAGTAGAACAGAAGCTTGAGAGATTATGCAGGCCTTTAGCGACCTCTAGTGTCTTGGGAGAGACTGGCAAGCTCATATTGACTCGGGCGTCAATCATCCAGTCAACATGCAGTTTAAAGGAGAAGAGATCCGTGTAAAGTTGTGAGAGGGAGTCGTTTAgctgggagagggaagagagggcgACAAGGTGTGAATTCCGAAGACTGGGGACTTGACACTGTGTTTTAAACGCGTACATCCTATTTAGTACAACGTCAAAAAAGTTTCTGAAAGTGTTCCTGGTGAATTTATAAAGCATCACTGAAGTATTCCTCACAATAGATTAAATAAATTGAGCAGTGATGAATTATGGAATACATTTATGTTGCTTTAAGTCACTACATTTACAAAACTTTGTCACTTTCAGACAACTGGCACTGTATACCGCTCCTTGCAAAGTATTCCGACCcattggatttcttcacattttgttgtcttacaaagtgggattaaaatgtatttaattgtcattttttgtcaacaatctacacaaaatactatgtaatgtcaaaatggaagaacaattatacaaaaaaaataataaaaaaagactacaaattaaataactaaaatatagtcattGCACAAGTATTAAACATGTTAGGAACACCTTTGACATTGATTACAGCAGtgattcttcttgggtaagtctcataagagctttgcacacctgtattgtgtAATATTTGCCCATTACTCTTTTCAAATTCCCATTgattttcatcctgaaaaactccccagtctttgtggatgtcaagcatacccataacatgatgcagccaccaccatacttgaaaataaggaggcagttactccgtgatgtgttgtgttggatttgccccaaacataatgctttcaatttaggccaaaaagtgtattttttattttatttattttcagtcATAATTTAGTGCCTTGTTTTTTCAGATCACTTTCAGATCAAGTATTTGTATTGATTTGTGCATTATTGCTGATATGTGGATTAATTGCCATTTTTCTGAAGCAAACATATCTGATAAACTTTAACCAGACAAGTCCCAAAACATCTTGCACTGTTTGAGTGAATCAACTTGATTCATTGTCTTTGCATGTTTTTTTGGCATGATATTTCACtatgtcatttaggtcattattgtggagtccctaaaatgttgttgatcaatgGCATTGTGATGACATCCCTacgcagtttccttcctgtcctgcagctcagttcagaaggacgactgcaTCTTTAATGTGTCTAGGTGGTTTAATACATTAAGCACatcataattattaacttgatcATGCTTAAAGATAttttcaatgtctgatttgttattgttacccatataccaatcactgccctactttatgaggctttcgaaaagctccctggtgtttatagttgaatctgtgcttgaagtTCAATACTTGACTGAAGGACATTTACAATTGTGGTAAAggaaatttttacaaagtaattcaaaatgaaaagctgaaatgtcttaagacagtaagtattcaacccctttgttatgacaagcctaaatagcttcaggagtaaaaatgtcctTAACAAGTCaggtaataagttgcatggactaattctctgtgcaataatagtgtttaacaagatgttttaatgactacctcatctctgtaccccacacatacaattatctgtaaggtctctcagccgagcagtgaatgtcaagcacagattcaaccacaaagaccagggaggttttacaatgcctcacaaagaaggacacctattggtagatgggtacaaaaAAAGCATACATTgaacatccctttgagcatggtgaagttattcattacactttggatggtcaatacacccagtcactgcaaagatacagccatccttcctaactcagttaacAGGGAGGAAGGAaaacactcagggatttcacaatgaggccaatggtgatttaaacattttacatgtacattttagtcatttagcagacgcttttatccaaagcaacttacagtagtgaggacatacattttcatattttttggCCCATACTTAACAACTTCCAGAGTTAAATGGTTGTtaaaggagaaaactgaggatggatcaacaacattgtagttactccacaatactaacctaaatgacagagtgaaaacaaggaagcctgtacagaatacaaatattccaaaacatgcatcctgtttgcaataaggcactaaagtaaaactgcaaaaaatgtggcaaagaaattaacttttttttgtcctgaatacaaagcattttgtttggggcaaatctaacacaatatattactgagtaccactcttcatattttcaagcatggtggaggctgcatcatgttatggatatgcttgtcatcagcaaggactagggagttgtttaggataaaaagaaaaggaatagagttaagcacaggcaaagacctagaagaaaacctggttcagtctgttttccaacagacactgggagacaaattcacttttCAGTAGGAAAATAACCTAAAAGGCAAggccaaatacactgctcaaaaaaataaagggaacacttaaacaacacaatgtaactccaagtcaatcacacttctgtgaaatcaaactgtccacttaggaagcaacactgattgacaataaatttcacatgctgttgtgcaaatggaatagacaaaaggtggaaattataggcaattagcaagacacccccaataaaggagtggttctgcaggtggtgaccacagaccacttctcagttcctatgcttcctggctgatgttttggtcacttttgaatgctggcggtgctttcactctagtggtagcatgagacggagtctacaacccacacaagtggctcaggtagtgcagctcatccaggatggcacatcaatgcaagctgtggcaagaaggtttgctgtgtctgtcagcgtagtgtccagagcatggaggcgctaccaggagacaggccagtacatcaggagacgtggaggaggccgtaggagggcaacaacccagcagcaggaccgctacctccgcctttgtgcaaggaggagcaggaggagcactgccagagccctgcaaaatgacctccagcaggccacaaatgtgcatgtgtctgctcaaatggtcagaaacagactccatgagggtggtatgagggcccgacgtccacaggtgggggttgtgcttacagcccaacaccgtgcaggatgtttggcatttgccagagaacaccaagattggcaaatttgccactggcgccctgtgctcttcacagatgaaagcaggttcacactgagcacgtgacagacgtgacagagtctggagacgccgtggagaacgttctgctgcctgcaacatcctccagcatgaccggtttggcggtgggtcagtcatggtgtggggtggcatttctttggggggccgcacagccctccatgtgctcaccagaggtagcctgactgccattaggtaccgagatgagatcctcagaccccttgtgagaccatatgctggtgcggttggccctgggttcctcctaatgcaagacaatgctagacctcatgtggctggagtgtgtcagcagttcctgcaagaggaaggcattgatgctatggactggcccgcccgttccccagacctgaatccaattgagcacatctgggacatcatgtctcgctccatccaccaacgccacgttgcaccacagactgtccaggagttggcggatgctttagtccaggtctgggaggagatccctcaggagaccatccgccacctcatcaggagcatgcccaggcgttgtagggaggtcatacaggcacgtggaggccacacacactactgagcctcattttgacttgttttaaggacattacatcaaagttggatcagcctgtagtgtggttttccactttaattttgagtgtgactccaaatccagacctccatgggttgataaatttgatttccattgataatttttgtgtgattttgttgtcagcacattcaactatgtaaagagaaaagtatttaataagaatatttcattcattcagatctaggatgtgttattttagtgttccctttattttttgagcagtgtatatactggAGTTGCTACCCAAGACGACGTTGAATGTTAcagagtggcctagttacagttttgacttaaattggattgaaaatccatggcaagacttgaaaatggctgtctagcaatgatcattaaccaacttgacagagcttgaagaatgttttaaagaataatgggcaaatattgtacaatccaggtttgcCAAGCTATTAGAGACTTCCTCAGAAAGACTCATTGCTCTAATCACTCCCAAAGATGATTCTAACAGGGGGACTCAtggagttgaatacttatctaatcaaaatatattcgttttattttccattaaaacacttttttttttttttttcccactCTGACATTGCAGACAagaaatgacaattaaatccatttaattcccactttgtaacacaacaaaatgtggaaaaagtcaagggatgtacATGttatctgaaggcactgtagttgtTTAGAGAGAGCATGCAATAAGGACTGGACGTGAGAAGACACATACATACCTTTAGTGAACTGAGGTGATTTGCCGTGTGCTCCATCTCGGGAAGAGAGTCTAGATTGTACTCCGTAAGCTCCATACCGCTGAACTCACTTTCACTCTAAATGAAGAGCACACAGATAAGAGTTCAATTGGATGGCCACAGAACGAGAGTATGTTGACTAGCAGTGACTGTGCTGTGCCTACCAAACTATGGTCAACTCACTCACCTGTAGATTCCTTGTCAGCATCTGCAGGCTTCTCATTTGCTGGACCATCACTGTCAGATGGGCACAGAGGGGGCACTTTTGGGTGGGGCGTGACCAGGAAAGGACAAGCAGCTGGGCTAGTAGCAGCAACAGGAGGAGAGACTGTGTGGAGTCCAGGCACACTGCAGAGGTAAGAAATAAATCATCATTTTAGAGAGCTACATTAAATGAGGCATTGGATCAGGGTTACATTCAAGATCACAGCATTCATCAACGTTTCAAAAAAGGTTTGTTATTCAACAATTGCTAAGTGGTGGTACCAGACCACATGGTACCAGACCACATGGTAGGCCTACATTCGAGTGAGGGGACACACTGATTGGTTACCACGTAACAGGTTTTTGTCTTCCCAGAGAGCAAGGAACCATTATGGAAACAGGTATTTCTTTtaacttgccccccccccccctcactttaGTGTAAGTTGCTTTTAACATGAGATGCCATATGCTACCATGAACGGGAAATACATAGACCTGATAGCTTCCATTTGAAAAAAGAGGTTGTGTTTGAAAAAGGGGTCATCCAATCAGCATGGAGTGCAACTGTTTCATCATTGACTCATCAAGCCGACAACTTCAAAGAACCTTTTCTAGACTATGTGGTTATTGCTAGCAAGCATTATGGCTCTGAATCAGTAGGCTAGTGATTCATTTGATGATATCAAATCACGAAATGACAAGCATTGATGCCAACTGTTTTCTTAGCCAGCAGACTGCAACCAAACCTTCATATAAATCACCAACCAGAACTAAACAAGATATTGCAGTTGAAGCCAAGTCATTGATGATGAATGCTgagtatgttgtggtagacaCCTTACATTCCATGTGAACGTGAAGAAGTGAGATGGAATCTGTCTGAGCTACATGTTGATGATCAGTACAGTACATTGCCAGTAGAATAATACGGTAGTAATTCTTactgttttttaaatttgatttataaatgtgttattcaatgtgttcctatgggctctagtagtaaaggccaaattcaatattttatcaaatacaaGACCCCACTTAAAACAATTCTAAATTTTTgcttagaaccccccccccccccccccccgcactaTTTCCTGTGCAGTCATTTCTTTGAAAAAATGTATGTTCCTTTTGCACTGTCAAAAAGCTATTCCTGACCCAGTATTTATACTGTACAGCTGATTCAGAAAGCGCTGCACTGAAGTTTCCCGTAGCCTTGGGCTGACCTAACACCCCCATGTATTTGAGAAATTCTGCACACGTTGCTGCTTGTAAGTGCACAGCTTTGTCTACGTACAGTGGAACAGTATTAGTCTAAGTTCCGTTTCTGGAAACCTACCGTTATAGTGTTTTGAAGCTGCCTGTATTACTCTCCTAAGTAGAATAAATTGcttaaatcaaaatcaaaatcacattttatttgacatGTGCGCCGAATACATCTGGTAGACTGTACCATGAAACGCTTGGTTACGACCCCTTCCAAACGATGCAGCGTGACTAGCTGACTAGTCAGTcgttttatatatttatttatttgcttaTTTGTTTCCACTTTGTTTGCCCAAATCATGTCTTGAATGGATTTTGTTGGTCTCAAACTATTTTGACtattttggttttaaatattTTGGTGCTAAATGGTGGAGATTGATTTGCGTGAGGAATTGGTCCAAACGTGCTAGTGTGGATTGCAGTCACTCCTTTTCCATAGACTGCTTTCAAGGTAAGGAAACAAATATCTAAATATGCAAAATCGCTGAATTATACCTTTAATCAGAATTGTTGGCAGGTTACAAAAtgtatacacccccccccccccccccccccccctcccacacacaaacacacacatacacacagacacattacatCCCCAGTCAATAGTGTAGTATCAGAAATACTTACATTTCATTGTCACCCCAAAATCCAAAAGTTGTAAATAAACTGTCAGCAGCCCCAATCTTTCATCCCCCTAAatgagttcacaaatccaaacgTTCTCTTTTATAGAATGTGTACGATGACACATCACCTGAGTCACCCTCTCCATTCATAGAAGAACTCCCCCGCAaggcccctctctccccctcccaaaACACGGCTGTTCACTTTCTTTCTTTGTTTTTCATTATACCGGTTGGGTTTTTTATACCAGTTGGTTTCTTTGTACTGGTTGCGTTCATTACACTGGTTGGTTGGGGTCTTTATACTGCTTGGGTTCTTTACACTGGTTGTTTGGGGTCTTTGTACTGGTTGGGTTCTTTACACTGGTTGTTTGGGGTCTTTGTACTGGTTGGGTTATTTACACTGGTTGGTTGGGGTCTTTGTACTGGTTGGGTTCTTTACAGTGGTTGTTTGGGGTCTTTGTACTGGTTGGGTTCTTTACACTAGTTGTTTGGGGTCTTTGTACTGGTTGGGTTCTTTACACTGGTTGTTTGGGGTCTTTGTACTGATTGGGTTCTTTACACTGGTTGTTTGGGGTCTTTGTACTGGTTGGGTTCATTACACTGGTTGGTTGGGGTCTTTGTACTGTTTGGGTTCTTTACACTGGTTGGTTGGGGTCTTTATACTGCTTGGGTTCATTACACTGGTTGGTTGGGGTCTTTGTACTGGTTGGGTTCATTACACTGGTTGGTTGGGGTCTTTGTACTGGTTGGGTTCTTTACACTGGTTGTTTGGTGTCTTTGTACTGGTTGGGTTCATTACACTGGTTGGTTGGGGTCTTTATACTGCTTGGGTTCATTACACTGGTTGTTTGGGGTCTTTGTACTGGTTGGGTTCATTACACTGGTTGGTTGGGGTCTTTAT
This region of Salvelinus namaycush isolate Seneca chromosome 32, SaNama_1.0, whole genome shotgun sequence genomic DNA includes:
- the il11b gene encoding interleukin-11 translates to MELTEYNLDSLPEMEHTANHLSSLKLNDSLSQLYTDLFSFKLHVDWMIDARVNMSLPVSPKTLEVAKGLHNLSSFCSTALQQIACTLPQISTPSFPTQLKAWDVALLSYEIPERLRFYCQWSTRVLLLLRSKVQRL